One genomic window of Saccharomyces cerevisiae S288C chromosome XII, complete sequence includes the following:
- the MAS1 gene encoding mitochondrial processing peptidase (Beta subunit of the mitochondrial processing protease (MPP); essential processing enzyme that cleaves the N-terminal targeting sequences from mitochondrially imported proteins) → MFSRTASKFRNTRRLLSTISSQIPGTRTSKLPNGLTIATEYIPNTSSATVGIFVDAGSRAENVKNNGTAHFLEHLAFKGTQNRSQQGIELEIENIGSHLNAYTSRENTVYYAKSLQEDIPKAVDILSDILTKSVLDNSAIERERDVIIRESEEVDKMYDEVVFDHLHEITYKDQPLGRTILGPIKNIKSITRTDLKDYITKNYKGDRMVLAGAGAVDHEKLVQYAQKYFGHVPKSESPVPLGSPRGPLPVFCRGERFIKENTLPTTHIAIALEGVSWSAPDYFVALATQAIVGNWDRAIGTGTNSPSPLAVAASQNGSLANSYMSFSTSYADSGLWGMYIVTDSNEHNVQLIVNEILKEWKRIKSGKISDAEVNRAKAQLKAALLLSLDGSTAIVEDIGRQVVTTGKRLSPEEVFEQVDKITKDDIIMWANYRLQNKPVSMVALGNTSTVPNVSYIEEKLNQ, encoded by the coding sequence ATGTTTTCAAGAACAGCATCCAAGTTCCGTAATACACGGAGGCTTTTAAGTACAATTTCCTCACAAATTCCAGGAACCAGAACCTCTAAACTTCCTAATGGGTTGACAATTGCCACAGAGTACATCCCCAACACATCTTCGGCTACTGTTGGAATATTTGTCGATGCTGGTTCTAGGGCAGAAAACGTAAAAAACAATGGTACAGCGCATTTTCTAGAACACTTGGCTTTCAAGGGTACTCAGAATAGGTCACAACAAGGAATTGAAttggaaattgaaaatatcgGATCTCATTTGAATGCATATACATCAAGAGAAAACACAGTTTATTATGCTAAGTCCCTACAAGAAGATATCCCAAAGGCTGTTGATATTCTAAGTGATATTTTGACTAAGTCAGTTTTAGATAATAGTGCTATTGAGAGAGAAAGGGATGTCATCATCAGAGAAAGTGAAGAGGTGGACAAGATGTATGATGAAGTTGTTTTTGACCATCTTCATGAGATTACGTATAAGGACCAACCTTTAGGAAGAACCATTCTGGGTCCTataaaaaacataaaatcAATAACAAGAACTGATTTGAAAGACTATATAACCAAGAACTATAAAGGCGACAGAATGGTATTGGCAGGTGCGGGCGCTGTTGATCATGAAAAATTGGTACAGTATGCTCAAAAATACTTTGGCCATGTGCCCAAATCTGAATCGCCTGTCCCGTTGGGATCACCAAGGGGCCCATTACCAGTTTTTTGTAGAGGTGAAAGgtttatcaaagaaaacacGTTACCTACAACACATATTGCTATCGCATTAGAAGGCGTGTCATGGTCTGCACCTGATTATTTTGTAGCTCTGGCAACACAAGCGATTGTTGGTAACTGGGACAGAGCCATTGGCACAGGTACAAACTCCCCCTCTCCATTAGCTGTTGCAGCAAGTCAAAATGGTTCTTTGGCTAATTCTTATATGTCATTTTCCACCTCTTACGCTGATTCAGGTCTGTGGGGAATGTACATAGTAACTGATTCTAATGAGCATAACGTGCAGTTAATTGTTAATGAGATCCTGAAAGAGTGGAAGAGAATAAAATCTGGCAAAATATCGGATGCAGAGGTGAATAGGGCAAAAGCTCAGCTAAAGGCAGCTCTGTTGCTATCGTTGGATGGATCGACAGCCATTGTAGAAGATATAGGCAGACAAGTGGTGACCACAGGTAAAAGATTATCACCAGAAGAAGTTTTCGAGCAGGTTGATAAAATCACTAAGgatgatattattatgtGGGCAAATTACAGATTACAAAACAAACCAGTTTCAATGGTTGCCCTAGGAAATACATCCACTGTCCCTAATGTATCCTATATCGAAGAAAAACTGAACCAATGA
- the SEC10 gene encoding exocyst subunit SEC10 (Essential 100kDa subunit of the exocyst complex; the exocyst mediates polarized targeting and tethering of post-Golgi secretory vesicles to active sites of exocytosis at the plasma membrane prior to SNARE-mediated fusion) — protein MNSLYELDPKWKKLLKTDNFLGGLTVNEFVQELSKDHRNDVLIDANTKNLPTNEKDQDAIREAIWKQLDPKPYIRTFESTLKELKNLNEETLNKRQYFSEQVATQEVIHSENVIKLSKDLHTTLLTFDKLDDRLTNVTQVVSPLGDKLETAIKKKQNYIQSVELIRRYNDFYSMGKSDIVEQLRLSKNWKLNLKSVKLMKNLLILSSKLETSSIPKTINTKLVIEKYSEMMENELLENFNSAYRENNFTKLNEIAIILNNFNGGVNVIQSFINQHDYFIDTKQIDLENEFENVFIKNVKFKEQLIDFENHSVIIETSMQNLINDVETVIKNESKIVKRVFEEKATHVIQLFIQRVFAQKIEPRFEVLLRNSLSISNLAYVRILHGLFTLFGKFTKSLIDYFQLLEIDDSNQILSTTLEQCFADLFSHYLYDRSKYFGIEKRSLEAILVDMTSKFTVNYDKEINKRVLLDKYKEKLSTNVDAFMHSPRGNTHSRQDSTSRSKLSQFNSFLKTHLDKDHLSLNRTNTLSDSFNNSSSSTQYDVANNSSSLVNSSFTASDIDNSPNSPANYSLNDVDSMLKCVVESTARVMELIPNKAHLYILEILKIMFLGIVDSYMEIALEVAYWKICKVDINKTAGVVNLNFLKFISMSTEILDLLSISIKSIFLPLLNNSPEIKAQIIEMTNSQIQKMEILINIILQETITVISTKFSAILCKQKKKDFVPKSQELLDQDTLPAIEIVNILNLIFEQSSKFLKGKNLQTFLTLIGEELYGLLLSHYSHFQVNSIGGVVVTKDIIGYQTAIEDWGVASLIDKFATLRELANLFTVQPELLESLTKEGHLADIGRDIIQSYISNREDFNHDNFINSVKLNFR, from the coding sequence AACAATTAGATCCAAAACCTTACATTAGAACTTTTGAATCTACCTTAAAGGAACTAAAAAACTTAAATGAGGAAACACTAAATAAAAGACAGTATTTTTCCGAGCAAGTGGCTACTCAGGAAGTTATTCATTCGGAGAATGTGATAAAATTATCCAAGGATTTGCATACTACTTTACTTACATTCGACAAGCTAGATGATCGCTTGACAAATGTTACTCAAGTTGTTTCGCCATTGGGAGATAAATTAGAAACCgcaatcaagaaaaagcaaaactATATTCAAAGTGTGGAATTGATTCGCAGGTACAATGACTTTTATTCCATGGGAAAATCAGATATTGTTGAACAATTAAGGCTGTCTAAAAACTGGAAATTAAACTTAAAGTCCGtgaaattaatgaagaatctATTGATATTATCATCCAAACTAGAGACAAGTTCAATaccaaaaacaataaacaCAAAGCTGGTTATTGAAAAGTACTCTGAAATGATGGAAAATGAGCTGTTAGAGAATTTTAATTCTGCATATAGAGAGAATAATTTTACTAAATTAAATGAAATTGCCATCATTCTCAACAATTTTAATGGCGGTGTTAATGTCATTCAAAGCTTCATCAATCAGCACGATTATTTCATTGACACCAAGCAGATTGACttggaaaatgaatttGAGAATGTTTTCATAAAAAACGTGAAGTTTAAGGAACAGCTGATTGATTTTGAGAACCACAGTGTTATCATCGAGACATCCATgcaaaatttgataaatgaTGTGGAAACtgtaataaaaaatgaatcCAAGATTGTTAAAAGGgtatttgaagaaaaggcaaCTCATGTGATACAATTGTTTATTCAAAGAGTTTTTgctcaaaaaattgaaccaAGATTTGAGGTTTTATTGAGGAATTCCCTGTCAATCTCAAATTTGGCTTATGTGAGAATATTACACGGACTGTTCACTTTATTTGGTAAGTTCACTAAAAGTTTAATTGATTACTTTCAACTATTAGAAATTGACGACAGTAACCAAATCTTATCAACAACCCTAGAACAATGTTTTGCTGATTTGTTTTCGCATTATCTATATGATAGGTCCAAATATTTCGGTATTGAGAAAAGATCCTTGGAAGCGATTCTAGTGGATATGACATCCAAGTTTACTGTAAACTatgataaagaaatcaaCAAGAGGGTTTTATTAGATAAGTATAAGGAGAAACTATCAACTAATGTGGATGCATTCATGCATTCTCCTAGAGGGAATACACACTCTCGTCAAGATTCAACATCAAGGAGTAAATTGTCACAATttaattcctttttgaaaactcaTTTAGATAAAGATCATTTGAGTCTAAACCGTACAAATACTTTGAGCGATTCGTTTAACAACAGCTCTTCTTCTACGCAGTATGATGTAGCAAACAACTCTTCAAGTTTGGTAAATTCTAGTTTTACAGCAAGCGATATTGATAACAGTCCAAACAGTCCGGCGAACTATTCTTTGAACGATGTTGATTCTATGTTAAAATGTGTGGTGGAGTCTACTGCAAGAGTAATGGAACTAATTCCAAACAAAGCACATCTATACATCCTagaaatattaaaaataatgttTTTGGGAATTGTTGATTCGTACATGGAAATTGCGTTAGAAGTCGCTTACTGGAAAATTTGTAAAGTTGATATTAATAAAACAGCAGGAGTGGTAAACttaaatttcttgaaatttattTCAATGAGCACGGAGATATTAGATTTATTGTCAATTTCAATCAAATCCATTTTCTTaccattattaaataattcGCCAGAAATTAAAGCTCAGATTATTGAGATGACAAATTcacaaattcaaaagatgGAAATACTTATTAATATAATTTTGCAAGAGACCATTACGGTAATTTCGACTAAATTTTCCGCAATTTTGTGcaagcaaaagaagaaggattTTGTGCCAAAATCTCAAGAGCTATTGGATCAAGACACCTTACCGGCTATTGAGATTGTCAATATTTTAAACTTAATCTTTGAACAGTCTTCCAAGTTTcttaaaggaaaaaacttACAGACATTTTTAACGTTGATTGGGGAAGAGTTATACGGTTTACTACTGTCACATTATTCACACTTTCAAGTCAATTCCATTGGCGGTGTTGTAGTTACGAAGGATATCATAGGCTACCAAACTGCAATAGAAGATTGGGGAGTAGCGTCCTTGATTGACAAATTTGCTACTTTGAGAGAACTTGCAAATCTATTTACTGTTCAACCTGAATTATTAGAATCACTAACTAAGGAGGGTCATTTAGCAGACATTGGAAGGGATATTATTCAAAGCTACATTTCCAACAGAGAGGACTTCAATCATGACAATTTCATTAATAGCGTTAAATTGAATTTTAGATAG
- the SHH4 gene encoding protein SHH4 (Putative alternate subunit of succinate dehydrogenase (SDH); mitochondrial inner membrane protein; genetic interaction with SDH4 suggests that Shh4p can function as a functional SDH subunit; a fraction copurifies with SDH subunit Sdh3p; expression induced by nitrogen limitation in a GLN3, GAT1-dependent manner; Shh4p has greater similarity to human SDHD (subunit D of SDH, implicated in paraganglioma) than does its paralog Sdh4p), translating into MSSTKFLKPLCRIRAFHTSIARSFTIPFLPKIPQKPGGVSGTANDSSYMPPESRAQGSYHWIVERGLSLAVLPLIAVPLVTTGPISTFTDTFLSLVLLGHCHIGFQSCIIDYISERVYGKVHHYAMYLLSLGSFLSFVGIYKLESQEAGLIASLKSLWDNKPVEKKRQ; encoded by the coding sequence ATGTCATCGACTAAGTTTTTGAAACCACTCTGCAGAATAAGGGCTTTTCATACTTCAATTGCCAGATCCTTTACCATTCCTTTTCTGCCAAAGATTCCACAGAAACCTGGAGGTGTGAGTGGGACCGCAAATGATTCCTCTTATATGCCGCCCGAAAGCAGAGCTCAGGGTTCGTACCATTGGATTGTCGAGCGCGGACTGTCCTTAGCGGTTCTTCCGCTGATCGCAGTTCCCTTGGTCACTACAGGCCCTATTTCCACTTTTACCGACACATTTCTTTCCTTGGTCCTGCTAGGTCATTGTCATATCGGATTTCAGTCTTGCATTATAGACTATATTTCTGAAAGAGTCTATGGAAAGGTACATCATTACGCGATGTATTTATTGAGCTTGGGCTCCTTTTTATCGTTCGTCGGTATATATAAATTAGAGAGTCAAGAAGCTGGTCTTATTGCCTCTTTAAAATCATTATGGGATAACAAACCtgtggaaaaaaagaggcaGTAA
- the PUS5 gene encoding pseudouridine synthase PUS5 (Pseudouridine synthase; catalyzes only the formation of pseudouridine (Psi)-2819 in mitochondrial 21S rRNA; not essential for viability) yields the protein MSLKKQIPIIFENTHYFIVNKPPGIPSQPPDCRTWGRTHPNLDPTPLLERFKAIYYSHREVELCRTVHRLDHCVTGGMLIAKTKDGSVKFSRFLQKGGNNGYKLQRKYVAIVESSGRFNKPNNYEIKYGPKYNFLISHGGREITKFKEVDENCIVLQLVTGKKHQIRNHVSQILNQPILNDKRHGSTVNFPELFNDQIALHSACIITKIGLQTKTHLIPMEHNNTGQLWSRKYVNEEGEFTLPIKEVLLENWDQ from the coding sequence ATGTCTCTGAAAAAGCAGATACCAAtaatctttgaaaacacGCATTACTTCATAGTTAATAAACCACCTGGCATACCTTCTCAACCACCAGACTGCAGAACATGGGGCAGGACACATCCTAATCTTGACCCTACTCCACTACTAGAAAGATTCAAGGCTATTTATTATTCACATAGAGAAGTAGAATTATGTCGTACTGTACATAGGTTAGACCATTGTGTTACGGGGGGGATGCTGATTGCAAAGACTAAAGACGGAAGTGTAAAATTCTCTAGATTTTTACAAAAGGGCGGCAACAACGGTTATAAGTTGCAAAGAAAGTATGTAGCTATTGTCGAGTCGTCCGGTCGTTTCAACAAACCAAATAACTATGAAATTAAATATGGTCCTAAATataatttcttgatttcacATGGTGGTAGGGAGATTACTAAGTTCAAAGAAGTTGACGAAAATTGTATTGTTTTACAATTGGTtacaggaaaaaaacatcAGATTCGAAATCACGTCTCTCAAATTTTAAATCAGCCCATATTAAACGACAAGAGACATGGCAGCACTGTCAATTTTCCAGAGTTGTTCAATGACCAAATAGCGTTGCATTCAGCGTGCATAATAACGAAAATTGGCCTGCAAACTAAAACGCACTTGATACCTATGGAACACAATAATACTGGCCAACTTTGGTCAAGAAAATACGTCAATGAAGAGGGTGAGTTCACTTTGCCCATAAAAGAAGTCCTGTTGGAAAACTGGGACCAGTAA